Below is a window of Canis lupus dingo isolate Sandy chromosome 30, ASM325472v2, whole genome shotgun sequence DNA.
TTAAAGTCAATGAATTTCTTATCTTTGGAGTCCAGTTAAGTGATCCAAATCAAACAAATCTGGCATTCTTACTGGATGGGAATGTGTGATAGGAAAATACCTGTCATTTGACTTTTAAGTATATATCCCAAAATTACTCATGCTTAGATTTGTAGTAGAACATGTCAATTATTACATGAAGTCACATGCAATGTCAATTCTAAAGCCCCAGAGGAAGGAGTTCCCAAGAGAACAATGAAAACTGAACAATGTAAAACTTCATGTAGAGTATGTCAGCATTAAATTCGGACTGCTGAAATAATACACAGAGGATTTGAAATAACACCTGGTGGTTCCTTCCAAAGTACATATAAATAGCTTCATGGAAGCTTTTTATAGAACCTAATCATTTTATGGCCTTCTAAATTTCATAAATCAAAGTAAAAACCCAATTTCCATTTTGCAGCATATCCCTTTTCTCTAAAGTGAAGTTATTCTTATTATAGAGTTTTAAGTGTCcatatttcttaagttttaagtgtcatatttcttgatttctgtcacatcattaattttcaatgtctctctctcttcagtcttGTATGTGAACCTTCAGCAGATTTAATATTGGTATTCGTTATCTAGTCAAATCCTTCAGATGTTCTGTCAGTCCAAGTGGGGACTCTCACATTTTCTGTGTTAATAAAACAAAGAGTGGAATTAGTAGATCTGATGGAGACCTGTGTTTTCCTGGTCACACTGGACTTTTCTAGTCACCATATGGATTGGACTTTAGAATATGCATTCACaggacacctggatagctcagtggttgagcatctgcctttggctcaggtcgtgatcttaaaaatcttaaaaaaaatcttaaaaaacatatgtGTTAGTGAACAATAGGGCCTGGATCTGTTTAACAGTAGAGATGGGGAAGGGCAAGCAAGACCACAAGGAAAATGGCCATTCTGACTTGTGGCCATGACTGTAGGGCACAGGTGGACATTGTGGGTTCAAACAGaggacctggggatccctgggtggcgcagcggtttggcgcctgcctttggcccggggcgcgatcctggagacccgggatcgagtcccacgtcgggctcccggtgcatggagcctgcttctccctctgcctgtgtctctgcctctctctctctctgtgactatcataaataaattaaaaaaaaaaaaaaaaaacagaggaccTGGTGTGCTGGTTAAAAGAACGTGTGAATAAATCTGTGTGGATAGAAGCAGTGCCAGAAGTAGCAGCCCCAAACAGAGCCTGACCATCATCCCCCTTACCCATGTTGGTCATTGTGCCCTGGGTCAAACTTGCTACTTGGTACACTGGAAGATCATAGGCTCCTGGCTGGTGCAGAAGTAGCTAGCATGGTCTCAAACCAGGGGGCATCAAAATGACAGTGGCATGGCACCATCTGCCCACCCATGCTCACCATTCCTTATACCTCCAgtcaaataatttgtttttgaaacacaatttttcaaaattgtttaggGAGCCTGGATTCTATTACTTacaactccattttttttaaaagcaagttttctttgccttttttcccaagtggcattattttttttgtgattctttttttttcttttaaagaaaaacttatttattcatgagagacacagagagagaggcagagacataggcagagggagaagcaggctccacgcagggagcccgatgtgggacttgatcctggaactccaggatcatgccctgagctgaaggcagacgttcaactgctgagccacccaggcatcccttttttcctgattctttaAAGTATGTTTGTTGTTGAAAGTTTGTAgcacaaaatgaatataaagagaaGTTTATACCCAGACATAATCACTATTGACATCTGGTCTGTTTATACATGTTTTCACACCATAAAAACTGTACCTCTATATGCAGAATTTCTGTTTAATATTTATCATGAGCATATTCCTGATATTAAAAGCTTCAAAAGCatgatttaattatatttttaaaaagattttatttatttgacagagagcgagagcacaaggaggggagtagcagaaggagagggagaagcaggctcctcactcaggagggagcccaatgtggggcttgatccaggattctgggatcaaaatctgagctgaaggcagatgcttaaccactgagccacccaggtgccttgatttaattatcctttttttacAAAGTTTGTAcacttggggctcctgggtggctcagtcggttaagcatccactcttgatctcagctcagatcttgatctcaggcttatgagttcaagccccatgttgggctccatactgggcatacagcttacttaaaaataaaaatttgtaaaaataaataataaaaataataaatgtttttaaaaagtgtatacaCAGAACTCTGTATTATGCAGTTTTATTTCTGCCttgttttgaagtatttttatgcatttttagagaaactgtaaagaaaatacacatggtATCGTGGTTTTCAAAGTGATAGGGATTTATatgttttccaagttttctataTTGGTTATTTATTTCTTGTGGAGGTGGAACTAGTCATTTTCTGAGAGGCTGAGTTAGTAGAATTGATGCTGGAAAAACCAACATAGAAattgctttttagaaaaaaaaaagtatagggcagcctcggtggcgcagcggtttagcgccgcctgcagcctggggtgtgatcctggggacccgggatcgagtcccacgttgggcttcctgcatggagcctgcttctccctctgcctctctctctttctgggcctctcatgaataaataaataaaatctttaaaaagaaaaaaaagtatagaaaataaagcagtagaatgaaagaataaagcaaGAAGTTCATGGTTAATAACAAAGCACTTAGCGTCTGATTGGGAATTGATCCTCTTTGAGTGActgaaatgagtaaaaataatacCTTTCACTGATGTTTGAAATTTGGGAGTGACTCAGAATAAGAGATAAGcacaagtttttttaaaaaaacctctggTTTGTGTTTTCTTATGACTTCAAGAAGAAACTTTAAAGTTACTCAATATtcccttgtcttttatttttaaaaatatacatattttctttatattccagaatataacttactttttttttgcctttcctaaGCCACTACTTCCTGCCTCTTCAGGAATccgattttctttttcagaatctTTAGGAGACAGCCTGAAGAATTCTCCAATTCCTTTTTGCCACTTGGGAGTTGGGCGTACACAAACCGGATTCCCTCCTGCATACTTATTttcaactataaaatataaacagacgGAACTAAATAAGAACTAAGGGTGCAATTGCCATTCCTTATAGGgaaacaattatttaatattaaatctaCAGGGTATTAAGTGGTATTACATCCATCTTAAACTAATTAGAAAATGTGAGATGATAAAGTTTTATTCAGTCAATAGCATATTATACATTGTTATAATACAATGtgtaataatattttgttaaagttaTCCTTTGtcctaggaaaataaaattaacagtatttttacaactggaaaatattttttataatttatccaCAGAGCTATTCAAGTAGTCTTCTGCATTGTCATtaaaatttaacacattttttcctaatatgaGGTATAGTATAAAGCATCAAAAGTTTACTTAACAAGGTCATTTAGATAA
It encodes the following:
- the PCLAF gene encoding PCNA-associated factor isoform X5; translated protein: MVRTKADSVPGTYRKVVASRAPRKVLGSSTSATNSTPLSSRKVENKYAGGNPVCVRPTPKWQKGIGEFFRLSPKDSEKENRIPEEAGSSGLGKAKKK
- the PCLAF gene encoding PCNA-associated factor isoform X4 → MVRTKADSVPGTYRKVVASRAPRKVLGSSTSATNSTPLSSRKVENKYAGGNPVCVRPTPKWQKGIGEFFRLSPKDSEKENRIPEEAGSSGLGKAKKKKIQ